The Macaca fascicularis isolate 582-1 chromosome 11, T2T-MFA8v1.1 genome includes a region encoding these proteins:
- the DNAJC22 gene encoding dnaJ homolog subfamily C member 22 isoform X2 → MAKGLLVTYALWAVGGPAGLHHLYLGRDSHALLWMLTLGGGGLGWLWEFWKLPSFVAQANRAQGQRQSPRGVTPPLSPIRFAAQVIVGIYFGLVALISLSSMVNFYIVALPLAVGLGVLLVAAVGNQTSDFKNTLVAAFLTSPIFYGRPIAILPISVAASITAQKHRRYKALVVSEPFSVRLYRLGLAYLAFTGPLAYSALCNTAATLSYVAETLGSFLNWFSFFPLLGRLMEFVLLLPYRIWRLLMGDTGFNSSYFQEWEKLYEFVHSFQDEKCQLAYQAGILT, encoded by the coding sequence ATGGCCAAGGGGCTCCTGGTGACCTATGCCCTCTGGGCTGTGGGGGGCCCTGCTGGCCTTCACCACCTGTACCTGGGAAGGGACAGCCACGCCCTGCTCTGGATGCTGACCCTGGGGGGAGGTGGGCTGGGCTGGCTCTGGGAGTTCTGGAAGCTCCCAAGCTTTGTAGCTCAGGCCAACAGAGCCCAGGGGCAGAGGCAGAGCCCCAGAGGGGTGACACCCCCTCTGAGTCCCATTCGCTTTGCTGCCCAGGTGATCGTTGGCATCTATTTTGGCCTTGTGGCACTGATTAGCCTTTCATCCATGGTCAACTTCTATATTGTGGCCCTCCCACTGGCAGTTGGCTTAGGGGTCTTGCTGGTGGCTGCTGTTGGCAATCAGACCTCAGACTTTAAGAACACTCTGGTGGCGGCATTTCTCACTTCACCTATATTCTATGGCCGCCCCATAGCCATACTGCCCATTAGTGTGGCCGCCAGCATTACAGCTCAGAAGCATCGCCGCTACAAAGCTTTGGTGGTGTCAGAGCCGTTCAGTGTGCGGCTCTACCGGCTGGGCTTGGCTTACCTTGCTTTCACAGGCCCACTGGCATACAGTGCCCTCTGCAACACAGCTGCCACCCTCAGCTATGTGGCAGAAACCCTTGGCTCCTTCTTGAATTGGTTCAGCTTCTTCCCCCTTCTTGGCCGCCTCATGGAGTTTGTCCTCCTTCTGCCTTACCGGATCTGGAGGCTACTGATGGGAGATACTGGCTTCAACAGCAGCTACTTCCAGGAGTGGGAGAAGCTCTATGAATTTGTTCACAGTTTTCAGGATGAGAAGTGTCAGCTGGCTTACCAG